In uncultured Bacteroides sp., one genomic interval encodes:
- a CDS encoding ATP-binding cassette domain-containing protein, translating into MNNINLQQTLPNVFAERESIVSEVWKKNLEFRKGEIYLIEADSGTGKSSLCSYIYGYRNDYQGTFNFDKENIRNFSVSKWVDIRKHSLSMLFQELRLFSELTALENIQLKNSLTGYKSKKEIETLFEAMGIDDKYNSKVGKLSFGQQQRVAFIRSLCQPFDFIFLDEPISHLDETNGQIMGDLLMQEVKKQGAGVIVTSIGKHIELNYNKIFKL; encoded by the coding sequence ATGAATAACATTAACTTACAGCAGACTCTACCTAATGTGTTTGCCGAACGCGAATCAATTGTTTCCGAAGTCTGGAAAAAAAATCTGGAGTTCCGCAAAGGAGAAATTTATCTGATAGAAGCGGATTCAGGTACAGGCAAGTCTTCGCTCTGTAGTTATATATATGGCTATCGGAACGATTATCAGGGAACTTTTAATTTTGATAAAGAGAACATCCGGAATTTTTCTGTCTCTAAATGGGTAGATATCAGAAAGCACTCTTTGAGTATGCTTTTTCAGGAGCTAAGACTTTTTTCAGAACTCACAGCTCTCGAAAATATTCAGCTAAAAAATAGCCTTACCGGCTATAAATCGAAAAAAGAGATTGAGACTTTGTTTGAAGCTATGGGCATAGATGATAAATATAATTCCAAAGTGGGCAAACTGTCTTTCGGACAACAACAGCGCGTGGCGTTTATCAGATCCCTTTGTCAGCCTTTCGATTTTATATTCCTCGATGAACCAATCAGTCACCTTGACGAAACCAACGGTCAGATTATGGGTGACCTTTTAATGCAGGAAGTGAAAAAGCAGGGAGCAGGCGTTATTGTAACGTCTATTGGTAAACATATTGAGTTGAACTACAATAAAATATTTAAGCTATGA
- a CDS encoding DUF4836 family protein produces MNKTKFFFRLSVLLIAVLILGSCSKGKEYTRVIPSNASLVVSFDIQSIIKKSGLMDNKESIMKNLTASLNNEKLAKMVQNPSEAGLSLENKAYFFLTPEDKPAVLFKVSDQDKLEDAFELMQNEGICDAVERNGDFSSAILRGYGICAFDESTLVVLETSNARSLPVKEMVEKMMHNTEGVSIASNKGFQKMIEKKSDIGLYGSFASLPQLTSMSMSMGLPEDADMRQMMVLAQINFENGKVTMEGEYYTDNESLKAYIKKQSDMGGKINHTFLKRIPASSLAYLSMNVKGDKLYDMLMSGAEFKNMVRDSRLTPGFDLKKSVNSLKGDVAIAVTNVSANGTPSLLAYAEVSDPSAAGIVYAFKKDFDEVGMTVATSGKNEYVVKSAMLPSPIRFGVRGNYFYLTNDDNLYKNIGKEVANSLANAKYENIKSDAKGYFVLDMDNIMKLPMVSNAFGRFGSQGNMAQSILAGFSYAEAYNKDDQKSVVNIYFKNKNENVLKQLITGLKKVFG; encoded by the coding sequence ATGAATAAAACAAAATTCTTTTTCCGCTTATCTGTGCTGTTGATTGCAGTACTGATACTGGGCTCTTGTTCTAAAGGTAAAGAGTATACAAGAGTTATTCCTTCTAATGCTTCACTGGTTGTATCATTTGATATTCAGTCAATCATTAAGAAAAGTGGCTTGATGGATAATAAGGAATCTATAATGAAGAACCTTACAGCCTCTTTGAATAATGAAAAACTGGCAAAGATGGTTCAAAATCCTTCAGAGGCCGGTTTATCCCTCGAGAATAAAGCCTATTTTTTCCTTACACCGGAAGATAAGCCTGCTGTTTTGTTTAAAGTATCCGATCAGGATAAACTGGAAGATGCTTTCGAACTGATGCAGAATGAAGGGATCTGTGATGCAGTTGAGAGAAATGGTGACTTTTCATCGGCAATACTTCGTGGATATGGAATCTGTGCTTTCGATGAAAGTACTTTGGTTGTACTGGAGACTAGTAATGCCCGTTCTTTGCCGGTGAAAGAGATGGTTGAAAAAATGATGCATAATACAGAAGGAGTAAGTATCGCTTCGAATAAGGGTTTTCAAAAGATGATTGAGAAGAAAAGTGATATCGGGCTCTACGGATCTTTTGCTTCACTGCCTCAGCTTACATCTATGTCCATGAGTATGGGACTTCCCGAAGATGCTGACATGCGCCAAATGATGGTGCTTGCCCAGATTAATTTCGAGAATGGAAAGGTTACTATGGAAGGTGAGTATTATACAGACAATGAATCTTTAAAAGCATACATTAAGAAGCAATCCGATATGGGTGGAAAGATTAACCATACTTTCCTTAAACGTATTCCTGCTTCCTCTCTGGCTTACCTTTCCATGAATGTAAAAGGTGATAAGCTGTATGATATGTTAATGAGTGGGGCCGAGTTTAAGAATATGGTAAGAGATTCTCGTCTAACTCCCGGATTTGATTTGAAGAAGAGTGTAAACTCATTAAAAGGAGATGTTGCTATTGCTGTAACAAACGTTAGTGCAAATGGAACTCCTTCTTTATTGGCGTATGCCGAGGTTAGTGATCCTTCGGCTGCAGGAATTGTTTACGCATTTAAAAAAGATTTCGACGAAGTTGGTATGACTGTTGCCACTTCCGGCAAGAATGAATATGTGGTAAAGAGTGCCATGCTTCCTTCTCCAATCCGTTTTGGAGTAAGAGGTAATTATTTCTATCTCACGAATGATGATAATCTCTATAAGAATATAGGTAAGGAAGTTGCCAATTCACTGGCAAATGCTAAGTACGAAAATATAAAGAGTGATGCAAAGGGTTACTTTGTTCTGGATATGGATAATATAATGAAACTGCCAATGGTGAGCAATGCATTTGGACGTTTCGGATCACAGGGAAATATGGCTCAATCTATCCTTGCCGGATTCTCTTATGCTGAGGCATATAATAAAGACGATCAAAAGAGTGTGGTTAATATCTATTTTAAGAATAAAAACGAAAATGTTCTGAAGCAACTTATCACAGGATTAAAGAAAGTGTTTGGTTAG
- a CDS encoding ABC transporter permease, whose product MKLVWKLLRQHISLGQLCGFFFANLFGMMIVALSVQFYKDIAPVFTQGDSFIKKDFITVTKKISTLGSIAGANNSFVQDDIDEIKSQSFTKSVGAFMPSQFSVTAGFGMQESDFKLATEMFFESVPNEYVDVSLDKWHFDKNSNSIPIIIPRNYLNLYNFGFAQARSLPKLSEGLMGMIKVDLVIRANDGRIAKYKGRIVGFSNRLNTILVPEEFMNWANSTFAPDKEVQPSRLIVEVNNPADEKIAQFFQKRGYETEDNKLDAGKTTYFLKLITGIVLAVGLLISVLSFYILMLSIYLLLQKNTTKLENLLLIGYSPGRVALPYQILTLGLNFVVLILAILLVGWARSYYMGVVASLFPQIAAGSIIPAVVIGTTLFVVVSSMNIVAIRKKVQSIWMHKS is encoded by the coding sequence ATGAAACTTGTTTGGAAACTTCTTCGTCAACATATAAGCCTGGGCCAGTTATGTGGCTTTTTCTTCGCCAATCTATTTGGTATGATGATTGTAGCATTGAGCGTACAATTTTATAAAGACATTGCGCCTGTTTTTACTCAAGGTGACAGTTTTATAAAGAAAGATTTTATAACCGTAACTAAAAAGATAAGTACGCTTGGCTCAATAGCTGGTGCAAACAACTCTTTTGTACAAGATGATATTGATGAAATTAAATCTCAGTCTTTTACAAAGAGCGTAGGTGCATTTATGCCTTCCCAGTTTTCGGTAACAGCCGGATTTGGCATGCAGGAATCAGACTTTAAACTTGCCACAGAGATGTTTTTTGAATCAGTACCCAATGAGTACGTTGATGTAAGTCTTGATAAATGGCATTTCGATAAGAATTCTAACTCAATTCCAATTATTATCCCTCGTAACTACCTCAACCTTTACAACTTTGGTTTTGCACAGGCACGTAGTCTTCCTAAACTATCCGAAGGATTGATGGGAATGATTAAGGTGGATCTTGTAATCCGTGCTAACGATGGACGGATAGCTAAATATAAGGGACGAATTGTAGGCTTCTCTAATCGTTTAAATACCATTCTTGTTCCGGAAGAGTTTATGAACTGGGCAAACAGTACATTTGCTCCCGACAAGGAAGTGCAGCCATCCCGGTTAATTGTGGAAGTGAATAACCCTGCCGATGAAAAAATTGCTCAGTTCTTCCAGAAAAGAGGGTATGAAACTGAAGATAACAAACTGGATGCCGGAAAAACAACTTACTTCCTGAAACTGATTACCGGTATTGTGCTGGCAGTAGGATTGCTTATCAGTGTTCTTTCATTCTACATTCTGATGCTTAGCATTTACCTGTTATTGCAGAAAAACACCACAAAACTGGAAAACTTGTTGTTAATAGGGTATAGCCCTGGACGAGTGGCCTTGCCATACCAGATACTTACGTTAGGACTTAACTTCGTCGTTTTAATTTTGGCAATATTGTTGGTCGGTTGGGCACGTTCCTATTACATGGGAGTTGTGGCATCTCTCTTCCCACAAATAGCTGCTGGATCTATTATTCCGGCTGTTGTTATCGGAACAACATTGTTTGTTGTAGTCTCTTCCATGAATATTGTTGCCATCCGCAAAAAGGTTCAATCCATCTGGATGCATAAATCATAG
- a CDS encoding T9SS type A sorting domain-containing protein: MKNYTNYISGLLFLLIFAFAGNVSGQTKTVAHKMGGYYSGYMVNNMQKTHVYNTTVYAKPNSNITLSLPSTTTTSPHHYYRWYDYDADSKSTLLSTTLGTDYSNGRVAYGGGTLIENITYSVPSNITSDAIACDVSANTDYNLSGSTLTEPTLSYRCIYNIRSAYEIADKLKIYPSSGTSYLEEYTIYMPSAKLTNANDNPRVCLKYNADNYFGYNPNNGLVQGGYSNFTLNGASEAFTSTNMRFCYVSPGAAGTSKTITVTMKCQNTSNPNRTSYNTYNIAKFTIYFVSDLPMPYDNLTGGNERRSISYLNNNYFLLSKLDFDYNTVPATAANNMYASPLPWDVCTYGFSATTNRGFDNKVSQWNEYGFYKTANVTNVSDASANYTWYNNSKSEVRDRKYYDSNGNQAGYFLYVDAAETPGIIAKLDIGELCSGTKLFVSAGICSLTEDAADSDPDLNFVFIGVDASGNETELNRYTSGDIPSKTTIAPWYQIFYSFTFNSNIEYSSYRLQIENNCKNTSGGDYAVDDIRIYRSKPSVQASQMKLECGSNNNKVKFRVEYGKLLSTLGLTEVTSGTGTIINANYKILDSSKNTLNYNYNTDTNPVTNNGVVRFSTKFSAMTALTSGTEPPLTYSQTPALAYTETETIDNVTYRYIVFQAPSNNMLKINNTYYLSVANSQGVFLTGICDMISDPFVVVRSSTATVDGESWVTGNGICYGNELEFGAKLRDRNTLEEIVCRYDWYIGTEDQFTTTPSGGMSVSTALGLYRHVYPNPSKTYTGLSPASGSFTQAAYNLLNSLITNQWLQLNKTSISRILREGETIIAIPIIGTAETTSTTTTVNLCSDYIVIAAGANHKNPSIQLSGEGASKTASVRIGLSQFNDLKNNSTKTLTIPVYSFKNSDQSNTKNLIKASDSNVYLIKTDDSSISGVDSLNPSKIIATLETVNITPATGDTDYLTFKFSSGTISVKEGYTYKIEFHFNEAYSSNGEIPCDGVASFNLKIVPEYLTWTGVNGDNWNNDGNWRRSLKAELYKDANYTDDTNNKGFVPMNFSKVTIPNSTKAPWLYSLTGSPYFNMTNTNYTDVTDRTANAATTSIEYSLMVQANGINYNCSNFYGNTCSQVYFKPSAEMRNTNYLIYNKAWVDFELTSGRWYMLSSPLKGVVAGDMYLPTANGKQNTEAFQSITYSSTTNNRFSPAIYQRSWDHSSSTVFKTDGNTYDSFISANWSQVYNKVDETYTSGKGFSIRPVYGTEGTDKVLFRIPKDDANYSYYSYDGSIINNNTTINRANNGKLAFENNASDISLILSNNTGTNNIYLIGNPFMATLDMAKFLNAHPSFERRFWILTGTGQSTVAIDNNGAITTSGSEILTGTVAPMQSFFVEKKSSISGDPIITFTPDMTIAKPSLGTPVRSISNEDNTSDNSSCLRIIAERDGYSSAILIKEDINASDNYNSEEDVPVLMDSNLADAPTLYSMAGNQAVSINVMSSQKTIPLGIYSENNNNVNLTFKGLDNFGGYMELYDALLNQATELNGTNASVTMPGNTHGRYYLNFTSTAIGQQESNIVVYSPERERVVVATSASDKLQNIKIFSLSGTILKELTGLDTAKVEILLPSGVYIIRVQSLENIETKKIACKQ, translated from the coding sequence ATGAAAAACTATACAAATTATATATCAGGCCTCCTTTTCTTGTTAATATTTGCTTTTGCAGGTAATGTATCAGGACAGACTAAAACTGTAGCCCATAAAATGGGAGGATATTATTCAGGCTATATGGTGAATAATATGCAGAAAACACATGTATATAACACAACTGTTTATGCTAAACCTAATAGCAACATTACATTAAGTTTACCTTCTACAACCACAACTTCTCCACACCACTATTATCGTTGGTATGATTATGACGCAGACAGCAAATCTACTCTATTATCAACAACTTTAGGTACCGATTACTCTAATGGTAGAGTTGCATATGGTGGAGGAACACTGATCGAAAATATAACCTATTCGGTACCAAGTAATATTACATCAGATGCTATTGCCTGTGATGTATCAGCAAATACTGACTATAATCTGAGTGGTAGTACTTTGACAGAACCAACCCTTTCTTATCGGTGTATCTACAATATAAGAAGTGCATATGAAATTGCTGATAAACTGAAAATTTATCCTTCATCTGGCACCAGCTATCTAGAAGAATATACTATATATATGCCTTCAGCAAAACTAACCAATGCGAATGATAATCCTAGAGTCTGTTTAAAATACAATGCAGACAACTACTTTGGATATAATCCAAATAACGGTTTAGTACAAGGCGGTTATTCCAACTTTACACTCAATGGTGCATCTGAGGCATTTACTAGTACAAATATGCGTTTTTGTTATGTATCCCCAGGAGCCGCAGGTACTTCTAAGACAATAACAGTTACAATGAAGTGTCAAAACACTTCTAACCCTAATAGAACTAGTTATAACACTTATAATATAGCTAAATTTACTATTTACTTTGTATCTGACCTCCCAATGCCGTATGATAATTTAACCGGTGGAAATGAAAGGCGTTCCATTAGTTATTTAAATAATAACTACTTTTTATTAAGTAAATTAGATTTCGATTATAATACCGTTCCTGCAACTGCAGCTAATAATATGTATGCTAGTCCGCTACCTTGGGATGTTTGTACATACGGTTTTTCAGCAACTACAAATCGTGGTTTTGACAATAAAGTAAGTCAATGGAATGAATATGGTTTTTATAAAACAGCCAATGTTACTAATGTCAGCGATGCTAGTGCCAATTATACCTGGTACAATAATAGCAAGAGCGAAGTTCGAGACCGAAAGTATTATGATAGTAATGGGAATCAGGCTGGCTATTTTCTTTATGTAGATGCAGCCGAGACACCTGGTATTATTGCAAAACTAGATATTGGTGAGCTTTGTTCAGGAACTAAACTTTTCGTTTCAGCAGGAATTTGCAGTTTAACTGAAGATGCTGCCGATTCCGACCCTGATTTGAATTTTGTTTTTATTGGAGTTGATGCAAGTGGTAATGAAACCGAACTTAATCGATATACATCCGGTGATATTCCCAGCAAAACAACAATAGCCCCATGGTATCAGATTTTCTATTCGTTTACTTTTAATTCCAATATTGAATATTCATCTTACAGATTACAGATAGAGAACAACTGTAAAAACACATCCGGTGGAGACTATGCTGTAGATGATATCCGTATATACCGAAGCAAACCATCTGTGCAAGCTAGTCAAATGAAACTTGAGTGCGGAAGTAATAATAATAAAGTAAAGTTCAGAGTAGAGTATGGTAAACTTCTCTCTACTTTAGGTCTAACAGAAGTAACTTCAGGTACCGGAACTATTATAAATGCAAACTATAAGATACTGGATAGCTCTAAGAATACATTAAACTACAACTACAACACAGACACAAATCCAGTTACTAATAATGGCGTAGTTAGATTTAGCACAAAATTTAGTGCAATGACGGCTCTCACAAGTGGAACAGAACCTCCTCTTACATACAGCCAGACACCTGCACTTGCATATACCGAAACAGAAACAATTGATAATGTGACATATCGTTATATCGTATTTCAAGCACCCAGTAATAATATGCTGAAAATAAACAATACTTATTATTTGTCGGTTGCTAACTCACAGGGAGTTTTCTTAACTGGTATTTGTGATATGATCAGCGATCCGTTTGTTGTCGTACGATCTTCTACAGCTACTGTTGACGGAGAAAGCTGGGTAACTGGTAATGGAATATGTTATGGTAATGAGCTTGAATTCGGAGCTAAATTGAGAGACAGAAATACTCTCGAAGAAATAGTTTGCCGCTATGATTGGTATATTGGAACGGAAGATCAATTCACAACAACTCCATCTGGTGGAATGTCTGTTAGCACAGCTTTAGGATTATATCGGCATGTCTATCCTAATCCATCAAAAACATATACAGGATTATCCCCTGCAAGCGGCAGTTTCACTCAGGCAGCCTACAATTTACTTAATAGTTTAATAACTAATCAATGGCTTCAACTAAACAAAACAAGCATTAGCCGTATTTTAAGGGAGGGAGAAACTATTATTGCTATTCCAATAATAGGAACAGCAGAAACCACATCTACAACCACAACTGTAAATCTGTGTAGTGATTATATTGTTATAGCAGCAGGAGCAAACCACAAAAATCCTTCGATACAATTGAGTGGAGAAGGAGCAAGTAAGACTGCATCTGTTAGAATTGGTTTAAGCCAATTTAATGATTTAAAAAATAATTCTACAAAAACGCTGACAATACCAGTATATAGTTTTAAAAATTCAGACCAAAGCAATACTAAAAATCTTATTAAGGCAAGTGATAGCAATGTATATCTGATAAAAACTGATGATTCATCTATTTCAGGCGTTGATTCTTTAAATCCAAGTAAAATAATAGCAACCTTAGAAACAGTAAATATTACTCCTGCTACGGGAGATACCGACTACCTTACATTCAAATTTTCTTCAGGAACTATTAGTGTTAAAGAGGGATATACATATAAAATAGAATTTCATTTTAATGAGGCATATTCTTCAAATGGAGAAATACCTTGCGACGGTGTAGCATCCTTTAACCTGAAAATAGTTCCCGAATATCTGACATGGACAGGTGTTAATGGCGACAACTGGAATAACGATGGTAATTGGAGACGTTCCTTGAAAGCAGAGTTGTATAAAGATGCAAATTATACAGACGATACCAATAATAAAGGCTTTGTACCAATGAATTTTTCAAAAGTAACAATTCCAAATTCTACAAAAGCTCCATGGTTGTACAGTTTAACAGGTTCGCCATATTTTAATATGACTAATACGAACTATACAGATGTTACTGACAGAACTGCCAATGCTGCAACAACAAGTATTGAGTATAGTTTGATGGTGCAAGCAAACGGAATAAACTACAATTGTAGTAATTTCTATGGAAATACCTGCAGCCAGGTTTATTTCAAACCTTCTGCCGAAATGAGAAATACTAATTATCTCATCTATAATAAAGCATGGGTAGACTTTGAACTAACTTCCGGTCGTTGGTACATGCTTTCTTCTCCTCTAAAAGGTGTAGTAGCTGGTGATATGTATCTCCCTACGGCAAATGGAAAACAGAATACAGAAGCATTCCAATCTATAACATATAGCAGTACAACAAATAACCGTTTCAGTCCGGCTATTTATCAACGAAGTTGGGACCACAGTTCTTCTACAGTATTTAAGACAGACGGAAACACTTATGATTCATTTATATCTGCTAACTGGAGTCAGGTATATAATAAGGTAGATGAAACATATACTTCCGGTAAAGGTTTTTCTATTCGTCCGGTTTATGGTACAGAAGGTACAGATAAAGTGTTGTTCCGTATACCGAAAGATGATGCTAACTATTCTTATTATTCCTATGATGGTAGTATTATTAATAATAATACAACAATAAATCGTGCCAATAATGGAAAACTGGCTTTCGAAAACAATGCATCGGATATATCATTAATACTTTCAAATAATACAGGAACAAATAATATATACCTAATTGGCAATCCATTTATGGCTACACTAGATATGGCAAAGTTCCTGAACGCACATCCGTCTTTTGAAAGAAGATTCTGGATATTAACAGGAACCGGACAAAGTACAGTTGCAATTGATAACAATGGAGCGATAACTACTTCCGGAAGCGAAATATTAACGGGAACAGTAGCCCCAATGCAGTCTTTCTTTGTAGAAAAGAAGTCATCCATATCAGGCGATCCAATCATTACTTTTACACCTGATATGACAATTGCCAAACCATCTTTGGGTACCCCTGTCCGTTCCATTAGTAATGAAGATAATACATCCGATAATTCATCTTGCTTGCGTATTATTGCTGAACGAGATGGTTATTCAAGTGCAATTCTTATTAAAGAAGATATTAATGCATCCGACAATTACAATTCAGAGGAAGATGTTCCGGTATTAATGGACTCCAATCTGGCAGATGCCCCTACCCTCTACTCCATGGCAGGAAACCAGGCAGTAAGTATCAATGTGATGTCTTCTCAAAAAACTATACCTTTGGGCATATATAGTGAAAATAATAACAACGTGAATCTGACGTTTAAAGGTCTTGATAACTTTGGCGGATATATGGAACTTTATGACGCATTATTGAATCAAGCTACAGAATTAAACGGAACAAATGCCAGTGTAACAATGCCTGGTAATACTCACGGTCGCTATTATCTGAACTTTACAAGTACAGCTATCGGTCAGCAAGAAAGTAATATAGTAGTCTATTCTCCTGAACGAGAAAGAGTGGTTGTAGCTACTTCTGCATCGGATAAGCTTCAGAATATCAAAATATTTAGTTTAAGTGGCACTATATTAAAAGAGCTGACTGGTTTAGACACTGCAAAGGTGGAAATATTGTTACCAAGTGGAGTGTATATAATTAGAGTGCAAAGTCTGGAGAATATTGAAACTAAAAAAATAGCTTGCAAGCAATAG
- a CDS encoding DUF5106 domain-containing protein produces MKTHIFLLYIICSILIIGCKEIKKRESQRAQMENQIFRLPEIPNTLTTPQRRAKYLVEHYWDHFAFTDTSQTQRLDSIEPIFADFLGVLPHTSYPIACSGIKKLMCKAESNTSIYSFLSKLAEKYLYESHSPIYNEELYLPFLESIVASKKVDDTFKLTYRYQLSMVRKNRPGGIATNFVYTLASGKSGTLAALNSEYTLLFFNNPDCELCEEFREQIIASPVLSSLQNQKKNNKLIILSVYTEDEFGSWRKQLWKYPSNWICVYDKKQKIRNSELYDLRVIPAIYLLNREKRVLLKNPSFGVLENYFEKL; encoded by the coding sequence ATGAAAACACACATCTTTTTGTTGTATATAATTTGTTCTATCCTAATAATAGGGTGCAAAGAAATTAAAAAAAGAGAATCACAAAGAGCTCAAATGGAAAATCAAATATTCCGTTTGCCTGAAATACCAAATACGCTTACTACTCCTCAGAGACGTGCAAAATATTTAGTTGAACATTATTGGGATCATTTTGCATTTACAGATACATCTCAGACTCAAAGGTTAGATTCTATAGAACCTATCTTTGCCGATTTTTTAGGTGTGCTTCCTCATACTTCTTATCCTATAGCATGTTCCGGTATAAAAAAGCTGATGTGTAAGGCTGAATCAAATACCTCTATTTATTCTTTTTTGAGCAAATTGGCTGAAAAATACCTATATGAATCCCATTCACCGATATATAACGAGGAATTATATCTTCCTTTTTTAGAATCTATTGTCGCATCAAAGAAAGTGGATGATACATTTAAACTTACTTATCGTTATCAGTTATCCATGGTTCGCAAGAATCGTCCCGGCGGTATAGCGACTAATTTTGTATACACCCTTGCTTCCGGTAAAAGTGGTACACTTGCAGCCCTTAACAGCGAATATACTCTCCTTTTTTTTAATAATCCCGATTGTGAGTTATGCGAAGAATTCAGGGAACAGATTATTGCTTCGCCTGTTTTAAGTTCGTTACAAAATCAGAAAAAAAATAATAAGCTGATAATTCTTTCTGTTTATACTGAAGATGAATTTGGCAGTTGGAGAAAACAATTGTGGAAATATCCCTCTAACTGGATCTGTGTATATGATAAAAAGCAGAAGATTCGTAATAGTGAACTATATGATTTGAGAGTGATACCTGCTATATATCTTTTAAACCGTGAAAAACGAGTTCTTCTTAAGAATCCTTCGTTTGGAGTATTAGAGAATTATTTTGAAAAACTATAA
- a CDS encoding 16S rRNA (uracil(1498)-N(3))-methyltransferase, whose protein sequence is MHVFYTPDILVKNELPDEEAQHCLRVLRLSQGDEIMLTDGKGSFYKAEISLATGKKCFVSIIETIPQEKFWPCHLHIAMAPTKNMDRNEWFAEKATEIGFDELTFLNCRFSERKVIKAERIEKILVSAIKQSLKANLPVLNEMTDFDKFVSRDFPGQKFIAHCYEGEKPLLKDVLRKGEDAVVLIGPEGDFSPEEVEKALSKGFQPISLGKSRLRTETAALVACHTMNLMNQ, encoded by the coding sequence ATGCATGTATTTTATACTCCTGACATTTTAGTCAAAAATGAGCTACCTGATGAAGAAGCTCAACACTGTCTGCGCGTATTACGATTGTCTCAAGGTGATGAGATTATGTTGACTGATGGAAAAGGCTCTTTTTATAAAGCCGAAATCAGTTTGGCGACAGGAAAGAAATGTTTTGTATCTATCATAGAAACAATTCCACAAGAGAAATTCTGGCCGTGCCATTTGCACATTGCTATGGCTCCCACTAAAAACATGGATCGTAATGAATGGTTTGCAGAGAAAGCTACCGAGATAGGTTTTGATGAACTGACTTTTCTTAACTGTCGTTTTTCGGAAAGGAAAGTGATAAAGGCGGAACGGATTGAAAAAATTCTTGTTTCTGCTATTAAACAGTCGCTTAAAGCAAACCTCCCCGTTTTAAATGAAATGACTGATTTCGATAAATTTGTTTCCCGTGATTTCCCCGGACAGAAGTTTATTGCACATTGTTACGAGGGTGAGAAACCTTTATTGAAAGATGTTCTCCGAAAGGGAGAAGATGCAGTAGTACTGATTGGTCCGGAAGGAGACTTTAGTCCGGAAGAAGTTGAAAAGGCGCTCTCAAAAGGTTTCCAGCCAATCAGTCTTGGAAAATCCCGGTTACGTACTGAAACTGCAGCCTTGGTGGCGTGCCATACTATGAACCTGATGAATCAATAA
- a CDS encoding bifunctional nuclease family protein, with protein sequence MDNKVELRVLNISNSQLQANAFALVLEEVNGPRQLPVIIGSIEAQSIALKLKGLTTPRPFTHDLFVTFAEYLQTKLTQVFIYKAKDGIFYSYLYFEKEDGESFKVDSRTSDAVALALRFGCLIYTTEEILSAEGYIPEVEEEKDESEMYCETIESLKESLLQAIKDEDYELASELRDEIKRFEEDEKRLNQ encoded by the coding sequence GTGGATAATAAAGTAGAACTTCGGGTATTAAATATTTCCAACAGTCAGTTACAGGCAAATGCTTTCGCCTTAGTTTTAGAAGAAGTAAACGGGCCCCGTCAGTTGCCTGTCATTATTGGTTCTATCGAAGCACAATCAATAGCTCTTAAGTTGAAGGGACTTACAACTCCTCGTCCTTTTACTCACGATTTATTTGTAACCTTTGCTGAATATCTTCAGACAAAACTCACACAGGTTTTTATTTATAAGGCCAAAGATGGAATATTCTATTCTTACCTTTATTTTGAAAAAGAAGATGGAGAATCGTTTAAGGTAGATTCCAGAACGTCTGATGCTGTTGCATTGGCTTTACGTTTTGGCTGTCTTATATATACAACTGAAGAAATTCTTAGTGCCGAAGGATATATTCCTGAAGTAGAAGAAGAAAAAGATGAATCAGAAATGTATTGTGAAACAATTGAGTCATTAAAAGAATCTCTTTTACAGGCTATTAAGGATGAGGATTATGAACTGGCTTCTGAACTACGTGATGAAATAAAGCGATTTGAAGAGGACGAAAAACGTTTAAATCAATAA